The Mauremys reevesii isolate NIE-2019 linkage group 1, ASM1616193v1, whole genome shotgun sequence genome segment CAGACAGGTACATTTGTTTAGTCCCATTCCAGTACTTAAAAGCTCAGGTGCTCTGCACAGGAGCAATACCCCAGATTACCCCGATGAGGAGGCAGAGAGTTCAGCTATGGGAATCCAAGTGCCCTGAAGCTGGGGAAATCCTGGGAAGTCTGAGCCTGAAACATTAAATTTCAGTTCCAGCAGGCACCCATAGTTCATCCTTCCCGGGAGTGGGGAGCTCACAAACGCCAGCAAGTTCTGAAAACCTCAGATGCACCATGAGAGGATCGTGCAGACTCATCCACTCCTTCCACCACATCCCACAAAATGAACAGTCCCTGTCAGAGTAGGAGTTCATTTCCCTTTTGGCGTGATGGACAGACTGTGGTTAAGGAAGGGAAGTCAGGATTCTGGGTTTTGCCTGCCATCCGCCACTCAGTCTCTGTGTGACTTTAGCCAAATCTTGTCTCCAAtggcctcagtttacctatcagtataatggggatatgttcatAGTGACTCTCCTTTGCTATGTGTTTTCAAGATTCTTCAGTGAAAGGTGCTGCACAATATAACGATAGTTGCTGATGAGAATTTCTGATTGGTGAAACCAAAGCCCTCTGCATTTACAGAAAGTGTTATTGTCCCCCACAGTCATCTCTCTCCAGATCTGTCTGTCTACTATCTCTCTAGCCCTCTTGAGCATTGACAGGGCTCCAGACCCTATGGCGCTCCAGGCATTATCCCCAAGTTTCTTCCTAATtaactataatttttaaaaatacacaaatataGAAAACAGCCAATTCTCCTCTGACTCTGCACAGAGCCAAAGAAGGTCCCTCcgttactgtttactcctaaagctggataattagcacagaagcagagacaggcctgtctccagcctgtttacataCAGATTCCCGCTTCTCCCCTAGAGGCCGAGCAAACCCCACTGGGAAATGCATAGAACTATATTATGAATAGTGCAAGCCCCTATGTTGGTTCTCGGCGTGGGATGTTGCTAcagatgctggggtgagagagacGTAGGACACGGCTACCTAAGGGGAATTCCCAGGGAGGACACTTCTGTTTCAGAATTCACAGGAACCCATCACTTGCTGAGGAAGTTGTCTGCAAGAAAAACCGAGTGCAACAAGGATGTGATgggatagagagtaagtctgTGGTCTTTTTCAATCTGTGCAGCCATTAAACATCCCAGGGTCCTTGCCACAGGTGGTGAGTTTTCTACCgtatcactggccaaaatgtcaCTCTTCTCTATGTacccctgcccatcccagctgATGGCCTGCAGTTCCAAAgtgtctgcatttcagtggcacggtggatccttcaggatgaaaggtgttaGGAGATGTACAATACAAGACCGAATTCTGAGACCGTGGCTCGTACTTACTTCAGGTTCCAATGAGGCAAAACTACCATTGGAGTCAGAACTGAATAAAGATCTCAGGAGCCAGCTCTGTGTTAATGCACAGGCACTGTCACCTCCTTCTCTTATATTTCAGAGCTGTGGCTTTTAATTGGGGAACTGTTACATGACTTTTATCTTCTGGAATACAAGGAGGTGCTAGGGGGGCTCCTCACTGGAACAATCAGAAAAAAATATCGGCATGGGCTAGACATATATTCTCCTAGTTTTGTTTGAGAAGTCAGATGAGCCGTTATTCTGGAAACTGTCAAAACACTATTTTGCTGGAAGCAGACATGCAGCTAGAGAAATTTCATTCCAAATGCCTAAAATTTGGCaaacttataagcaactgaaaatgaggtcTTCTTATTGAAGGTGTCAGACAGTCTTCATTAAAGGTCGTGCCACCAGCACCGCATACAATGGCCAAACCACTTGTGTATCCCATTCAGCTCAGCTCTTCACTCCAATAATGTCagtggcaagaagttccacaggtcaAATATGCATTATGTTAACAAGTTTCTTTTATCGGTGTTGTATGTTCAGACTTGAAATTTAACTAAATGTTCCCTTGTCTGTGTGTTATGAGACACAGTAAATATATTTGCCTGCTCTACTTTTCTGCTTTCTTTATTGATAGATCCATATGGTTTAATGTCAGACGGGACCACTAGATTATCCAATCATACCTTCTCTGTAACACAAGCCCATTAATTTTCACCCAGCTACCCCTGTATTGACGCAAAGTCTGTGTGTGACTAAGGCTGGGTCTACATTAGGATtttacatcatagaatcatagtaccacggggttagaagggacctgaagagtcatctagtctatccctctgccaagatgcaggatttgttgtgtcttaGTTATCAAAAATTGAGGGCTATCCACACTTCCTTGGAAAACCTCTATTCAAGGAGCTTCCATGACTACCCTGGCCTCCTCTTCttgcagttaggaagtttttcatgagatttaatttaaatctgctatgctggagTTTCAACACATTGCCTCTTCTCCTGCCCTTTGTGGTAAGAGAGAACAACTTTCTTCCAGCTGTTTATGGCAGCTTTTtgaagtatttgaagactgctatcacgTCCCccctttaatctcctcttttccaaactaaacatacccagtttttttcTGTCTTTGATTATATGGATTGTATTTCACTACTTTGTCATCTTTGTCATGATAAGGTAGATGGAGAAATTCTTACATTCACCTAGCTATCACCtattggggaggtggattatctatgcTGATGGAAGGAGCCTTGTCTTTGGTGTATGTAGTGTCAGAAGCACCAAGGCAGCGCTGCTATAGCGTTTTAATTGTATCAAGCCTTCAGGCAGATTTTGCAATAAAGCATTCGGCCTGGATCTGACAACATGGagagctggagaatccaccacttcccttctctgtttgTTCCAATTGTTAACCACCCTCAGGGCTGAACACTGGCCATTATTTCCAGCTGGAATTTGTCCACGTTCAGCTTCCATCCATTGGGCCttgttttgcctttctcctctagATTACAGAGGCCATTCCTAtgcatatttttttccccatgaaagtGTCCGCTTGATCAGGGTTTTTTTATAAGTTAAAGAGATGAAACCCTTCAAGTCTCTCACGGTCCGGCTTTTTCTCCAgcctccaatcatttttgtttcagagtagcagccgtgttagtctgtatccgcaaaaaaaacaggagtacttgtggcaccttaaagactaacaaatttatttaagcatgagctttcgtgagctacagctcacttcttcggatgaagtgagctgtagctcacgaaagctcatgcttaaataaatttgttagtctttaaggtgccacaagtactccaataatttttgtggctcttctcggcaccctctccaattttccaacatccttttaaaatgtggaccccagaactggatgcatttGGTTTCCCATCAGTCCTTTTGTCCTTTTGAGTTGATTTTAAACAATGACCTCTAAATCCTTGTCAGGGTCATTGCACCGCATAATATAGTACCCCAGACTGTGGTTCAGGACTGCATACCCTGTTCTGAGAGGATAAGATTGCATTTGACTCTTGTATAGGAGCCTATTTCCCCCCACCTAGTTTCTATTTTTTACACTTTTTATCTGGTCATCTTATCAATCTTCCTCATTTTCAGCGCTCTGCCAATCTTTGGGTCGTCCACAAATTTTATCCTCATTGATTTTCTATTTCCTTTCAGGTCagtgatgaaaatattgaataacatcaggcccagaactgatccctgcagaacctcaCTAGAAAAAGTCCCAGTCACTGCAAGTGCTTTCTGAGGTCTCTCAGTCAGCTAGTCTTCAGTCCATTTTGTGTGTACTCCAATGATATTGTAGAGTGTTATTTATTTTACCTCCCTCTTTTTCCTtcataaattaaaatgaaatagaaAAATCAAAGCTTATTGCACATGCACGGTTCCCTTGATAAACCAAATGTTCACCCTAACAAAAGAATGATTTCAGGATTGCTTGACAAGACTGGTTTTGCATAAACCTTGTCATTGACTAGCATTATTTATGTTCTTAGAATTTTTTTCTTGAACTAATCCAAGaccagcttttccattgtttcctaatcctttcaatttttttttttaatctttacctTCATTTTTTAATAGTTTATATTTAAAACACAGGAATTACCCTAAATATTTTCTAAGATTCCTTTTCTTCTCAATATACATAATAACCTGATTTGGGGTGATCCTTAGCTTTACCAACCATGGATATTTAAGTGATGTCTTTAATGTCCCACACTTGTGTTTCCCACTGCTGCCTCTTAAGGTTCCTCCACCCTGCCATGTAGGAATTATTGATGCATGGAGTATCATAAAATATTGAATTGGTATTAGAGGGGTTGTTGATCATAGTTCATTACTCTAAATAATTGTAATGTTATTTTTCAGTGTGTCAAGAGTGaccaatctgcttcacccatGAGAATAGGCTCCAGTAGTGCATGTACTGTCTTatattaacattgtctctccattCAGGCATTAGAACTGCGACCATCACCCTAGAGCCTGGGCACGtacaggaagtcaggggaacATACAGTACATGCAGGCGACACCATTGTGCCTCAGAGTTGGACAACTTcacccctactccatgtcagattccaacacaactgacatcaccaacccctccaccttcatcctgcagggcattcctggcctggaggtggcccatgtctggatttccatccccttctgcaccatgtacatcatagccatcttggggaacttcattATCCTGTTTATCGTAAAGACGGAGCagagcctccatgggcccatgtactatttcctctgcatgctggctgtcaccgacctggtcctgtccacgGCCACCgtacccaaaatgctgagcatcttctggttcaattccagggagatcgatttcagtgcctgcctcacccagatgtacttcattcactgcttctcagcGATGGAATCTGGGATCTTGGTGGCCTTGGCTttggatcgctacgtggccatctgccatcccctgagacattccaccatcctgacaaactctgTTGTAGCCAAGATCGGACTAGCCGTGGTGCTGCGCTGTGCCATAAGTGCATTGCCCTATCCCTTCCTAGTGAGgcggtggccatattgcagaaccaacatcatccc includes the following:
- the LOC120396136 gene encoding olfactory receptor 52E4-like, with translation MSDSNTTDITNPSTFILQGIPGLEVAHVWISIPFCTMYIIAILGNFIILFIVKTEQSLHGPMYYFLCMLAVTDLVLSTATVPKMLSIFWFNSREIDFSACLTQMYFIHCFSAMESGILVALALDRYVAICHPLRHSTILTNSVVAKIGLAVVLRCAISALPYPFLVRRWPYCRTNIIPHSFCEHIAVVNLACADIRLSSYYGLFVLFSVIGLDALFITVSYIQILRAIFSLPTKDDRLKTFGTCGSHLCCILSFYLPEFFSSLTHRFGHKVSLHVLVLIANVYLLVPPMLHPIVYGVRTKQIRGRLLKLFIHKGT